One Akkermansiaceae bacterium genomic region harbors:
- the dnaN gene encoding DNA polymerase III subunit beta has translation MNIPSNHLRESIRLLTRIRHTRSTLPVLTHVLATLDAAGITLAVTDLDRWLETRTPTTAGPYEPEAFLIPPDAVKVIKQADKNTDIRISCKGPGKRRELRLVMTCGGISVASRHPTLDVSEFPARPDIGGEEIRIPAKTMESLATIAKCASSDVTRHVLNGVFFTPEDDGRLVATDGRRLACAPAEVPPTPFILPNPSVNVLMHPGFTSVEAHVRMQKLEETEWIAIRSGNHLLISKLIEGKYPNYRQVIPDKATELVTFSPAHRTSVIKWLRGLSDRSSAVNLTWEKKGHLTLTQRTAPDTSAVLRVSVEIEGNPPPVAFNPRFLADALEVGGTLCLNDGQSPGICRHPSGRLCVVMPMRPTTATAATADQAESATAA, from the coding sequence ATGAATATTCCATCCAACCACCTCCGGGAGTCCATCAGACTCCTCACCCGCATCCGCCATACCCGTTCCACCTTGCCGGTCTTGACCCATGTCCTCGCCACCCTGGACGCAGCCGGCATCACGCTGGCGGTCACCGACCTGGACCGCTGGCTTGAAACCCGCACGCCCACAACCGCCGGACCATACGAACCGGAAGCCTTCCTCATCCCGCCAGACGCAGTGAAGGTCATCAAACAGGCGGACAAGAACACCGACATCAGGATCAGTTGCAAGGGGCCGGGCAAACGCCGCGAACTGCGCCTGGTCATGACCTGCGGCGGCATCTCCGTAGCATCCCGCCACCCCACATTGGACGTCTCGGAATTTCCGGCACGTCCCGACATTGGCGGTGAGGAAATCCGCATCCCCGCCAAAACCATGGAGAGCCTGGCGACCATCGCGAAGTGCGCCTCCAGCGACGTGACTCGCCACGTTCTCAACGGGGTCTTCTTCACCCCCGAGGATGACGGCAGACTCGTCGCCACCGACGGCAGAAGACTGGCCTGCGCCCCGGCGGAAGTTCCGCCGACACCATTCATCCTACCCAACCCGTCGGTGAATGTGCTGATGCATCCCGGCTTCACCAGTGTCGAAGCCCATGTCCGTATGCAGAAGCTGGAAGAAACGGAATGGATCGCAATCCGCTCCGGCAACCACCTCCTGATATCGAAACTCATCGAGGGAAAATACCCGAACTACCGCCAAGTCATTCCAGACAAGGCAACGGAACTGGTGACCTTCTCCCCGGCACACCGAACCTCGGTCATCAAGTGGCTGCGCGGGCTCTCCGACCGCAGCTCGGCAGTCAACCTGACGTGGGAGAAAAAGGGACACCTCACCCTCACGCAGCGCACAGCACCGGACACGTCCGCCGTGTTGCGGGTGAGCGTGGAGATCGAAGGCAACCCACCGCCCGTCGCGTTCAACCCGCGCTTCCTGGCGGATGCCTTGGAAGTCGGCGGCACCCTCTGCCTGAATGATGGGCAGTCACCGGGGATCTGCCGGCATCCAAGCGGCAGGCTCTGCGTCGTAATGCCCATGCGTCCCACCACCGCCACCGCCGCCACGGCAGACCAAGCCGAGTCCGCCACCGCCGCATGA
- a CDS encoding DUF932 domain-containing protein — MNNVIQLQQQPVTPASTARGIPFEIVENPPELNTNTRPKGLLLHCGAQVVDRADLFGVLTPNGTDTWYPIPHRDLLIEVEKQLRETGFILRGETHAVTHDGARYFGVIQVSLPTRSEQDFDWVVGLRNSHDKSLPAGLVAGTQVFVCDNLCFNGEVKLSRKHTRHVMRDLRQLTARAVGKLGDKFRDLDRRVGAYKRHYLPDRSAHDLVIRAVDCRAITPSQVPAVLSEWRTPRHKEFLPRNGWSLFNAFTEVYKTVNPQTAVKRGQALHGLFDTQVALAG, encoded by the coding sequence ATGAACAATGTAATCCAACTACAACAACAGCCGGTAACACCGGCATCCACAGCCCGGGGGATTCCCTTCGAGATCGTCGAGAATCCACCCGAGCTCAATACCAACACACGCCCGAAGGGGCTCCTGCTTCACTGCGGTGCACAGGTCGTTGACCGTGCCGATCTCTTCGGAGTTTTGACACCCAACGGCACCGACACCTGGTATCCGATCCCGCATCGGGACTTGCTTATCGAAGTGGAAAAACAGCTGCGTGAAACCGGCTTCATCCTACGCGGTGAGACCCACGCAGTCACCCATGACGGGGCCCGCTACTTCGGAGTCATCCAAGTGAGCCTGCCCACACGTAGTGAGCAGGACTTCGACTGGGTGGTGGGCTTGCGTAACTCGCATGACAAGAGCCTGCCCGCCGGGCTCGTTGCCGGGACCCAGGTGTTTGTCTGCGACAACCTCTGCTTCAACGGCGAGGTCAAGCTCAGCCGCAAGCACACGCGCCACGTGATGCGCGACCTGCGCCAGCTCACGGCACGCGCCGTCGGCAAGCTGGGCGACAAGTTCCGCGACCTCGACCGGCGGGTGGGCGCCTACAAGCGCCACTACCTCCCGGACAGGTCCGCCCACGACCTCGTCATCCGCGCCGTCGACTGCCGGGCCATCACCCCAAGCCAAGTGCCCGCCGTCCTCAGCGAGTGGCGCACCCCCCGGCACAAGGAGTTCCTGCCGCGCAACGGCTGGAGCCTGTTCAACGCCTTCACCGAGGTGTATAAGACAGTGAACCCCCAGACCGCCGTCAAACGCGGCCAGGCCCTGCACGGATTGTTCGACACCCAGGTGGCCCTCGCCGGTTAA
- a CDS encoding PD-(D/E)XK nuclease family protein: MIALAESPPAVKPGTPPEHISPTSAKDYLGCSLRFFFGRVMAIPSETSPSLHLGKAVHAALQHHHLAVWRGGDTSPESAATAFDGAFTALEKEEGPVSWKTPKAREKAREDGLRVVAAYLDSPAALKESPRAVEVFLREDIDGLSVPLTGAIDLVRRDLTPVDFKTSASKPDPETAAFDHELQLVSYQMMIEKATGRTPPALELLFLVKTRAPQVIPVAIAPADEHRRRRAVMMLETAVQGIAEGRFHPQPGMHCSWCQFRNECAKWKGDAA; encoded by the coding sequence ATGATCGCCCTCGCCGAATCACCGCCGGCGGTGAAGCCGGGCACGCCGCCCGAACACATCAGCCCCACCTCCGCCAAAGACTACCTCGGCTGCTCGCTGAGGTTTTTCTTTGGCCGGGTGATGGCCATCCCGAGCGAGACAAGCCCCTCCCTGCACCTGGGCAAGGCCGTGCATGCGGCCCTCCAGCATCACCACCTCGCCGTCTGGCGTGGTGGCGACACGTCCCCGGAATCCGCCGCCACGGCCTTTGACGGAGCCTTCACGGCCCTGGAGAAGGAAGAGGGGCCGGTGTCGTGGAAAACACCCAAGGCCCGGGAAAAGGCACGCGAGGACGGGCTGAGGGTGGTTGCCGCCTACCTCGACTCGCCCGCCGCGTTGAAGGAGTCGCCGAGGGCCGTCGAGGTCTTCCTCCGCGAGGACATCGACGGACTCTCGGTGCCGCTCACGGGTGCCATCGACCTTGTGCGGCGGGATCTGACGCCCGTCGATTTCAAGACCAGCGCCAGCAAACCCGATCCGGAAACCGCAGCGTTCGACCACGAACTCCAGCTCGTCTCCTACCAGATGATGATCGAGAAGGCCACGGGACGGACGCCTCCTGCATTGGAATTGTTGTTCCTGGTGAAGACCAGGGCACCCCAGGTCATTCCCGTGGCGATTGCGCCCGCCGACGAACACCGGAGGCGGCGTGCAGTCATGATGCTGGAAACAGCGGTGCAGGGCATTGCCGAAGGGCGGTTCCATCCACAGCCGGGCATGCACTGTAGCTGGTGTCAGTTCCGCAACGAGTGTGCCAAATGGAAGGGAGATGCCGCGTGA
- a CDS encoding paraquat-inducible protein A, giving the protein MNVKTAKILLVISAVLLGAGVSMPCLRITPSLTGNFDSVISAVTGSDFNKPQEKSVIDILGMLLSDRELFLFGLILIFSVLFPTAKIALYLLSARSLEQPGLNMDSVLKITDKVSKFSMTDVFVISLLLVSLKSSPNIKVEVMAGTYFFAASVLVTFVAQLIISKLKPSGHLAHLVER; this is encoded by the coding sequence ATGAATGTAAAAACAGCGAAAATACTCCTAGTGATCTCGGCTGTGTTGCTCGGAGCCGGAGTGTCCATGCCATGCCTGCGTATCACACCGAGCCTGACTGGAAACTTTGACTCGGTTATTTCTGCCGTAACAGGGTCGGATTTCAATAAGCCTCAGGAAAAGTCGGTCATAGACATCCTTGGGATGCTACTCAGCGATAGAGAATTATTCCTTTTCGGCCTCATCCTTATTTTCTCAGTATTATTCCCTACTGCAAAAATCGCCCTCTATCTGTTGAGTGCCCGTAGCTTGGAGCAGCCTGGACTCAACATGGATAGTGTGTTGAAAATCACAGACAAGGTAAGCAAGTTTTCGATGACAGACGTATTCGTGATTTCATTGTTATTGGTAAGCTTAAAGTCATCACCTAACATTAAGGTAGAGGTAATGGCGGGAACCTACTTTTTTGCTGCTTCTGTGTTGGTTACATTTGTCGCCCAACTCATAATCTCAAAGTTGAAGCCCTCAGGCCATCTTGCTCACCTCGTTGAGCGATGA